In Nostoc sp. UHCC 0926, a single genomic region encodes these proteins:
- a CDS encoding DUF2891 domain-containing protein, which yields MPADNLEINQTTAAQFAQLVLDCIGREYPNSGLYWADSDEDIKPPRELTPAFYGCLDWHSAVHGHWLLVRLMRHFPEASFNLASKQALEQSLTPEKIQGEIAHFQRLPFYEFPYGVAWLLQLAAELHEWNHPQAKEWRIVLEPLEKLIAANLHRWIEALKLPNRTGMHNQTAFALGLMLDWARITENTDFTQLVENKARQFYLSDRNYSLQFEPLGYDFLSPGLAEADLMRRVLPTPAFTDWLTDFLPQIPIENSANWLEPNIVDNPQDYMQSHFWGLNLSRAWMLEGIISGLANGDRRIETLRSTAVHHRHNGLADVVIEHYASSHWLGTFAVYLLTNQGLQGQII from the coding sequence ATGCCAGCCGATAATTTGGAGATTAATCAAACGACTGCGGCACAATTTGCTCAATTAGTGCTGGATTGTATCGGGCGGGAGTATCCTAACAGTGGTCTGTATTGGGCTGATAGCGACGAGGATATAAAACCACCGCGTGAATTGACTCCTGCTTTTTATGGCTGCTTAGATTGGCATTCAGCCGTACATGGTCACTGGTTGCTGGTACGTCTCATGCGTCACTTTCCTGAAGCCTCTTTCAATCTAGCGTCAAAGCAAGCACTTGAGCAGAGCTTAACACCAGAGAAGATTCAAGGAGAGATTGCCCATTTCCAACGGCTACCCTTTTATGAATTTCCTTATGGTGTGGCATGGCTTCTGCAACTGGCTGCGGAACTTCACGAGTGGAATCATCCTCAAGCGAAAGAATGGCGGATTGTATTAGAACCGCTCGAAAAGTTGATTGCAGCTAACTTACACCGTTGGATTGAGGCACTGAAACTTCCAAATCGCACAGGGATGCATAACCAAACAGCTTTTGCACTTGGTTTGATGCTGGATTGGGCACGGATTACCGAAAATACCGACTTCACTCAGTTAGTAGAAAACAAGGCACGGCAATTCTATCTTAGCGATCGCAATTATTCCTTACAATTCGAGCCGCTTGGTTACGATTTTCTCTCTCCTGGCCTTGCTGAAGCAGACCTGATGCGGCGAGTCCTCCCAACACCAGCTTTCACTGACTGGCTGACTGATTTTCTTCCCCAAATACCGATTGAGAATTCAGCAAATTGGTTAGAACCAAACATCGTAGATAATCCTCAAGATTATATGCAATCCCACTTCTGGGGTCTTAATCTCAGTCGCGCTTGGATGCTTGAGGGGATCATCTCTGGATTGGCAAATGGCGATCGCCGCATAGAAACCCTTCGCTCTACTGCCGTTCACCATCGGCACAACGGACTAGCAGATGTTGTCATTGAACATTATGCATCTAGTCACTGGCTAGGAACCTTTGCTGTTTACCTGCTAACGAATCAGGGATTGCAAGGGCAAATTATTTGA
- a CDS encoding NIL domain-containing protein, with product MKKRVTLTFPKRAVQMPVTYVLAKEFNVAANIIRAQVAPNQIGKLVVELSGDIDQLDAAIEWMRSRHVSVSYTLGEIAIDPDVCVHCGLCTGVCPTEALTLHPETYKLTFTRSRCIVCEQCIPSCPVQAISTNL from the coding sequence GTGAAAAAACGAGTAACACTCACCTTCCCTAAACGCGCCGTGCAAATGCCAGTAACTTACGTACTGGCCAAAGAGTTCAACGTCGCCGCCAATATTATCCGTGCCCAAGTTGCCCCAAATCAAATTGGCAAACTGGTAGTGGAACTATCGGGAGATATCGATCAACTAGATGCAGCGATCGAGTGGATGCGATCGCGCCATGTTAGCGTTTCTTATACATTAGGCGAAATTGCGATCGATCCTGATGTCTGTGTCCACTGTGGCTTGTGTACTGGGGTCTGTCCTACCGAAGCCCTCACCCTCCACCCAGAGACATACAAGTTGACATTCACGCGATCGCGCTGTATCGTCTGCGAACAGTGTATCCCCAGCTGTCCCGTACAAGCAATCTCCACTAACCTTTAA
- a CDS encoding actin-binding WH2 domain-containing protein, giving the protein MIERKSLGIKYFAVLIGFLRDRQGFLEEVRQGTRLPNKIISLLVCSSLFLAAYGGIIGAYHSWMQALSSAIKLPALYLITLLICIPTLYFANIIFGSKRTFGQHLALVLTAVSVTSVLLFSFAPITLFFLITTNNYQFLILLNVFIFALTGFIGVSSLYHATSLVLEQDNEGSKTRQKILQFWLFLYAFVGSQLGWTLRPFFGTPGSAFELFREREGNFYLSVIQAISYLLGIR; this is encoded by the coding sequence ATGATTGAACGGAAATCTTTAGGAATAAAATACTTTGCGGTGTTGATTGGTTTTCTGCGCGATCGCCAAGGATTTCTAGAGGAAGTTCGCCAAGGTACGAGATTACCAAATAAAATCATTTCTCTGCTGGTTTGTAGTTCCTTATTTCTTGCTGCTTATGGCGGAATCATTGGTGCATACCATAGTTGGATGCAAGCTTTGTCTTCCGCGATTAAACTCCCAGCCCTTTATTTAATCACACTCCTAATTTGTATCCCGACGTTGTACTTTGCTAATATTATTTTTGGTTCAAAGCGGACTTTTGGACAGCATTTAGCATTAGTGCTGACTGCTGTTTCAGTTACAAGCGTACTTTTATTTAGCTTTGCCCCAATCACACTGTTTTTCTTAATTACCACCAATAATTACCAATTTTTAATTCTGTTAAATGTCTTCATCTTTGCATTAACTGGATTTATTGGTGTTTCGTCTTTATATCACGCCACGAGTTTAGTTTTAGAACAAGATAATGAAGGTAGCAAGACACGCCAGAAGATTTTACAATTTTGGCTATTTCTTTACGCTTTCGTAGGCAGTCAGTTAGGATGGACTCTCAGACCATTTTTTGGCACACCTGGTTCTGCCTTTGAACTATTCCGTGAAAGAGAAGGAAATTTCTATTTGAGTGTGATTCAAGCTATTAGCTATCTTTTGGGAATCCGTTAA
- a CDS encoding DUF3616 domain-containing protein — protein MIDGEGMMLFEDIAGIPSLLVVYDSPAKTRLVGDSGVIADVFKLG, from the coding sequence ATGATAGACGGTGAGGGAATGATGCTATTTGAGGATATAGCTGGCATACCTTCGCTATTGGTAGTTTATGACTCTCCAGCAAAAACTAGATTGGTGGGTGATAGTGGTGTAATAGCGGATGTGTTTAAGCTGGGATAA
- the pyk gene encoding pyruvate kinase yields the protein MRRTKIICTVGPATSAPERLQALVEAGMNVARLNFSHGAYEFHAKTAHYLRQISTEQQKPIAIMQDLCGPKIRLGILPPEGLNLEAGSEVTFVLQEKGETIEELPLPLPTLFAMVRPGEPILINDGRVKLIVTARDADRIRAEVKIGGLISTHKGVNLPETPLPVSSITEKDLLDLRFGIQLGVDWVAVSFVRSPQDLEPAKRMIEAAGASIRLIAKIERAEAIENFDSILKVADAIMIARGDLGVEVPIHEVPLIQKDIIRRCNRVGKPVITATQMLESMISAPDPTRAEATDVANSILDGTDAVMLSGETAVGQYPIAAVQMMHNIAVRTEQALDEGSRHAWCHEAGSLSVTESVAESVCRIAYETGSRAILCNTSSGSTARMVSKYRPTSLIIALTPDVTAYRQLALSWGVEPLLIPPVHNAEEMFTNVVNTVVDMGLANKGDKVVITSGVPIGKSGTTSLIKVHSIGQPISA from the coding sequence ATGCGTCGAACCAAAATCATTTGTACTGTTGGGCCGGCTACATCTGCACCTGAAAGGTTGCAAGCCTTAGTAGAAGCTGGAATGAATGTGGCGCGGCTGAATTTTTCCCACGGGGCTTATGAATTCCACGCCAAAACGGCTCACTATCTTAGGCAGATTAGTACTGAGCAGCAAAAGCCGATTGCAATTATGCAAGACCTGTGTGGCCCCAAGATTCGCTTGGGAATTTTACCACCGGAAGGGTTAAATTTAGAAGCTGGTAGTGAAGTTACTTTTGTTTTGCAAGAAAAGGGTGAGACTATTGAGGAACTACCCCTACCATTGCCGACTTTATTCGCAATGGTGCGACCAGGCGAACCGATTTTGATTAATGATGGTCGCGTCAAGTTGATTGTTACTGCTCGTGATGCCGATCGCATTCGGGCCGAGGTGAAAATTGGCGGATTAATTTCTACGCACAAAGGAGTAAACCTGCCAGAAACTCCTTTACCTGTTAGTTCGATCACCGAAAAAGACTTGCTGGATCTGCGCTTTGGGATTCAGTTGGGTGTAGACTGGGTAGCGGTGTCCTTCGTGCGATCGCCACAAGACTTAGAACCCGCCAAGCGAATGATTGAAGCCGCTGGCGCTTCCATCCGCTTAATTGCCAAAATCGAAAGAGCAGAGGCAATAGAAAACTTTGACTCCATTCTGAAAGTTGCCGACGCGATTATGATTGCCCGTGGCGATTTAGGGGTGGAAGTGCCAATTCACGAAGTACCCCTAATTCAAAAAGATATTATTCGCCGTTGCAATCGTGTTGGCAAGCCGGTGATTACAGCCACGCAAATGCTAGAGTCGATGATTAGCGCCCCTGACCCCACCCGCGCCGAAGCAACCGATGTTGCCAACTCTATCTTAGATGGTACCGATGCAGTAATGCTTTCTGGTGAAACCGCTGTCGGACAATATCCGATCGCCGCCGTCCAGATGATGCACAATATCGCCGTGCGGACAGAACAGGCTCTAGATGAGGGCAGTAGACATGCCTGGTGTCATGAAGCAGGCAGTCTCAGCGTCACTGAATCTGTGGCAGAATCCGTATGTCGCATCGCTTATGAAACAGGCTCACGGGCAATTCTCTGTAACACTTCCTCAGGAAGTACAGCCAGAATGGTGTCTAAATATCGGCCAACTTCTTTGATTATTGCCCTAACCCCTGATGTTACTGCTTATCGCCAGCTAGCGCTTTCTTGGGGTGTGGAACCTTTGCTTATCCCACCAGTCCACAATGCCGAAGAGATGTTTACCAATGTGGTAAATACAGTTGTAGACATGGGACTAGCGAATAAGGGCGATAAAGTAGTGATTACCTCTGGCGTTCCAATTGGTAAATCGGGAACAACTAGTTTAATCAAAGTGCATTCCATTGGACAGCCAATTTCCGCATAA
- the gap gene encoding type I glyceraldehyde-3-phosphate dehydrogenase, with protein MTKLKVGINGFGRIGRLVLRAGIDNPNIEFVGINDLVPPDNLAYLLKYDSTHGKLKHKVEAKEDGILIDGHFIPCVSVRNPAELPWGQLSADYVVESTGLFTDYEGAANHLKAGAKRVVISAPTKDPDRVPTLLMGVNHHLFNSSKDIIVSNASCTTNCLAPIAKVINDNFGLTEGLMTTVHAMTATQPTVDGPSKKDWRGGRGASQNIIPSSTGAAKAVALVLPELKGKLTGMALRVPTPDVSVVDLTFKTAKPTSYKEICAAMKEAAAGSLSGILGYTDEEVVSTDFQGDTHSSIFDAGAGIELNSNFFKVIAWYDNEWGYSNRVIDLILSMSQNEKLAPTAAAV; from the coding sequence TTGACTAAATTGAAAGTTGGTATCAATGGCTTCGGTCGAATCGGGCGACTTGTGCTTCGCGCTGGGATCGATAACCCCAATATCGAGTTTGTGGGCATTAACGATCTAGTACCACCAGATAACCTCGCTTACCTCTTAAAGTACGACTCAACCCACGGCAAATTAAAGCACAAGGTTGAAGCCAAGGAAGATGGCATCCTCATTGACGGGCATTTTATTCCTTGCGTGTCGGTGAGAAATCCAGCAGAGTTACCTTGGGGACAATTAAGTGCAGATTATGTCGTGGAATCTACGGGACTCTTCACTGACTACGAAGGGGCCGCAAACCACCTGAAGGCAGGTGCAAAGCGAGTGGTAATTTCCGCTCCCACTAAAGATCCAGATAGAGTTCCTACCCTGCTAATGGGTGTCAATCATCACCTTTTTAACTCCAGCAAGGATATCATTGTCTCCAATGCTAGCTGCACTACAAACTGTTTAGCTCCCATAGCTAAGGTGATCAATGACAACTTTGGATTGACTGAAGGGTTGATGACCACAGTCCATGCTATGACTGCCACTCAGCCAACTGTAGACGGTCCCAGCAAAAAGGACTGGCGGGGTGGTCGAGGTGCAAGCCAGAATATTATTCCCTCCTCCACAGGCGCAGCTAAAGCCGTAGCACTGGTTTTACCAGAATTGAAGGGTAAGTTGACTGGTATGGCATTGCGAGTTCCGACTCCCGATGTCTCTGTAGTTGATTTAACTTTCAAAACTGCCAAACCTACTAGTTATAAGGAAATCTGTGCTGCCATGAAGGAGGCTGCCGCAGGCTCACTATCGGGTATTTTGGGATACACAGATGAAGAAGTAGTTTCCACAGATTTTCAAGGCGATACCCATTCCAGTATCTTTGACGCAGGTGCTGGGATTGAGTTGAACTCCAACTTCTTCAAGGTAATTGCTTGGTATGACAACGAGTGGGGTTACTCGAATCGCGTGATTGACCTGATCTTGTCTATGTCACAAAATGAAAAGCTTGCCCCGACAGCTGCTGCGGTTTGA
- a CDS encoding actin-binding WH2 domain-containing protein, whose product MLKKPNRGIQQFGVLVNLLRDRQSFLEEIRQGVRLQNKISSLFVTSSIFFAIYGAIIGASNSWAQALSGAIKLPAFYLLTLIICFPTLFFFNVLFGSRSSIQQHFVVLLTSVSVISVLLFSLAPVTLFFLITTPDSYQFFKLLNVLIFGITGIFGVKFLYEGMQLLSQQDEVGKKTRTTILRSWLLLYAFVGMQLGWFLRPFFGAPDSKFELFRAVKGNFYLDIVTAISEILGLR is encoded by the coding sequence ATGCTGAAAAAGCCAAATCGCGGAATTCAACAATTTGGGGTTTTGGTTAATTTACTCCGCGATCGCCAGTCCTTCTTAGAAGAAATTCGTCAGGGAGTGCGATTACAAAATAAAATCAGTTCTCTATTCGTAACTAGTTCCATTTTCTTTGCCATCTATGGCGCAATTATCGGTGCATCTAACAGTTGGGCACAGGCATTATCTGGTGCTATTAAACTTCCGGCATTTTATTTATTAACACTGATTATTTGTTTCCCAACTTTATTCTTTTTTAATGTTTTATTTGGTTCCCGGAGTAGTATTCAACAACATTTCGTTGTGTTGCTTACATCTGTATCGGTGATTAGTGTGCTTTTATTCAGCTTGGCACCAGTTACGCTATTTTTTCTGATTACTACACCCGATTCTTATCAATTTTTTAAACTATTGAATGTGTTAATTTTTGGGATTACAGGCATCTTTGGCGTTAAATTCCTTTATGAAGGAATGCAATTACTTTCTCAACAAGATGAAGTTGGCAAAAAAACCCGCACCACTATTTTAAGATCCTGGTTATTGCTTTATGCCTTTGTTGGTATGCAGTTAGGATGGTTTCTCAGACCGTTTTTTGGTGCCCCTGACTCTAAATTTGAATTGTTTCGCGCAGTCAAAGGCAACTTCTATCTGGATATTGTAACGGCGATTTCTGAAATTTTAGGTTTGCGCTAA
- a CDS encoding CVNH domain-containing protein, producing MKRNLFSVIALLATSTLVGINSPANATPSSYQKSCNHISLYGNVLSANCSRSNGSFNKTSVELQGIENNNGTLQVTDPGKASNYQFSCQHIRIRGNYLKAACKRRDGTLKWTSTVLQGIENIDGVLKYTSSP from the coding sequence ATGAAGCGAAATTTATTTAGTGTAATTGCTCTTTTAGCAACATCTACTTTAGTTGGGATTAATAGCCCTGCTAATGCTACACCTAGCAGTTATCAGAAAAGCTGTAACCACATCTCACTTTATGGCAACGTTCTCTCAGCTAATTGTAGCCGAAGCAATGGTTCGTTCAACAAAACTTCAGTAGAATTACAGGGAATTGAAAATAATAATGGCACTTTACAAGTGACTGACCCTGGTAAAGCTAGCAATTATCAGTTCAGTTGCCAGCATATCCGCATCAGAGGAAACTATTTAAAAGCTGCTTGTAAAAGAAGAGATGGCACACTTAAGTGGACTTCAACAGTCTTGCAAGGAATTGAAAATATTGATGGTGTTCTGAAGTATACCAGCAGTCCCTAA
- a CDS encoding B12-binding domain-containing radical SAM protein — protein sequence MNVLLVYPRFPKSFWSFEKTLALLDRKAMLPPLGLVTVAAILPQEWEFKLVDRNVRVCTEAEWAWADLVILSAMIVQKEDLLSQLLEVKRRGKRVAVGGPFPTALPNEMISAGADYLILDEGEITLPLFVAAIAQGDRTGIFRSDGEKPDVTNTPTPRFDLLEFEAYAEMSVQFSRGCPFQCEFCDIIVLYGRKPRTKNPDQLLAELDYLYKLGWRRSIFMVDDNFIGNKRNVKLFLKSLLPWMVEHNYPFSFATEASVDLAQDQELMDLMVTCNFGAVFLGIETPDAESLTFTQKYQNTRDSLSEAVHKITRSGLRVMAGFIIGFDGEKEGAGARIVKFVEQTAIPTALFSMLQALPDTALWHRLEKEGRLRNKSANINQTTLMNFVPTRPLEDIAREYVQAFCDLYEPERFLERTYKHFRLLGEATYPKKGKAAKKPFNWKVLRAFLIICWRQGVRRQTRWQFWRNLWSMYLHNPGGVSSYLAVCAQIEHFLEYRQIVRDEIEAQVAEFLEAEARVKPEAEVMEVLGSLK from the coding sequence ATGAATGTTTTACTTGTATACCCCCGTTTTCCAAAAAGTTTTTGGTCTTTTGAAAAAACACTGGCTTTATTAGACCGTAAAGCAATGCTACCGCCTTTAGGCTTGGTGACTGTAGCCGCGATATTACCTCAAGAATGGGAGTTCAAGCTAGTAGATCGAAATGTTCGCGTCTGTACGGAAGCAGAATGGGCTTGGGCAGATTTGGTTATTTTGTCGGCGATGATTGTCCAAAAAGAGGATTTGCTCTCTCAGCTATTAGAAGTAAAACGCAGAGGTAAGCGGGTAGCTGTGGGTGGCCCTTTCCCGACAGCACTACCGAATGAAATGATATCTGCCGGAGCAGATTACTTGATATTGGACGAAGGGGAAATCACTCTACCCTTATTTGTAGCAGCGATCGCACAGGGCGATCGCACAGGTATCTTTCGCTCTGATGGTGAAAAACCAGATGTTACCAACACTCCAACTCCTCGCTTTGACTTACTAGAATTTGAAGCCTATGCAGAGATGTCGGTGCAATTTTCGCGTGGATGTCCCTTTCAGTGTGAATTTTGCGATATTATTGTTCTCTATGGTCGCAAACCCCGCACCAAAAACCCAGATCAACTGTTAGCAGAACTTGATTATCTCTACAAACTGGGTTGGCGACGCAGTATTTTTATGGTGGATGACAACTTCATCGGTAATAAGCGGAATGTCAAATTATTTTTGAAGTCCCTTCTGCCCTGGATGGTAGAACATAACTATCCCTTTTCCTTTGCTACTGAAGCTTCAGTTGATTTAGCCCAAGATCAAGAACTGATGGATTTGATGGTTACGTGTAATTTTGGAGCCGTTTTTCTGGGAATTGAAACTCCCGACGCAGAAAGTCTCACTTTCACTCAGAAATACCAAAACACACGAGACTCGCTTAGTGAAGCGGTGCATAAGATTACCCGCTCAGGACTGCGAGTCATGGCAGGCTTTATCATTGGGTTTGATGGTGAGAAGGAAGGAGCAGGCGCACGAATTGTGAAATTTGTCGAGCAAACAGCAATTCCCACAGCCTTATTTAGTATGCTACAAGCGCTTCCAGATACAGCCCTCTGGCATAGATTAGAAAAGGAAGGACGACTCCGCAATAAATCTGCCAACATCAACCAAACCACGTTGATGAATTTTGTCCCAACTCGACCGTTAGAAGACATCGCTCGTGAATATGTGCAGGCGTTCTGTGATTTGTATGAGCCAGAGCGGTTTTTGGAGCGTACATACAAACACTTCCGTCTTTTGGGCGAAGCAACCTACCCGAAAAAGGGCAAGGCTGCCAAGAAACCATTCAACTGGAAAGTACTCCGAGCGTTTCTGATTATTTGCTGGCGCCAAGGTGTACGTCGTCAGACGCGTTGGCAATTCTGGCGCAACTTGTGGAGCATGTATCTGCATAATCCGGGTGGGGTGAGTAGCTACTTAGCTGTTTGTGCCCAAATTGAGCATTTTTTGGAGTATCGCCAAATTGTCAGGGATGAAATTGAGGCTCAAGTGGCTGAATTTCTGGAAGCAGAAGCTAGGGTAAAACCGGAAGCAGAAGTGATGGAAGTATTAGGAAGTTTAAAATAA
- a CDS encoding CHAD domain-containing protein: protein MKLATQPTVKTLGDYAYQAIEKHFKKTLKWEKSVKKDEDPEALHQMRVGMRRLRTAVTRFGLALDLSKPVSDKNIGKIARRLGSLRDLDVLKESLENNYKPNLPRKEQESLQTVFTALAKQREDVLSSVQKTLKDESYKSLKDALEKWLEKPSYQPLASVAIQQVLPDLLLPELSNFLLHPGWLVGTQFVESEVKIQKNWKPEKIEKQLTTEGEILHSLRKEAKRIRYQMELFTDLYGESYAAYLTEVKSIQEILGTMQDSAVLTDWLTDVFKSEIQTELPTLANLLTENRYQSWQQWQPLQERYLKAETRHSFHLTILHPLSGVIN, encoded by the coding sequence ATGAAATTAGCCACACAACCCACGGTAAAAACTCTAGGGGACTACGCGTATCAAGCGATTGAAAAACACTTTAAGAAAACCTTGAAGTGGGAAAAATCAGTGAAGAAAGATGAAGATCCAGAAGCGCTGCACCAAATGCGAGTGGGAATGCGTCGCCTACGCACGGCTGTAACTAGGTTTGGGCTAGCGTTAGATTTGTCAAAACCAGTCAGCGATAAAAATATTGGTAAAATAGCCCGTCGTCTTGGTAGTCTGCGAGATTTAGACGTACTCAAAGAAAGTTTGGAAAATAATTACAAACCAAACTTACCCCGCAAAGAACAGGAATCTCTACAAACAGTTTTCACAGCTTTGGCTAAACAACGTGAAGATGTCCTATCGAGTGTGCAGAAAACCTTAAAAGATGAATCTTACAAGTCTCTAAAAGATGCATTAGAGAAATGGTTAGAGAAACCCAGTTATCAACCTTTGGCATCTGTTGCTATCCAGCAAGTGCTACCAGATTTACTTTTACCAGAATTGAGTAACTTTTTACTGCACCCGGGTTGGCTAGTTGGCACCCAATTTGTGGAATCAGAAGTGAAAATTCAGAAAAACTGGAAACCAGAAAAGATAGAAAAACAATTGACAACAGAAGGTGAAATTCTTCATAGTTTGCGAAAAGAAGCTAAACGTATACGCTACCAGATGGAGTTATTTACTGACTTATATGGCGAGTCTTACGCAGCTTATCTTACAGAAGTGAAAAGTATCCAAGAAATTTTGGGTACGATGCAAGATAGTGCGGTCTTAACTGACTGGCTTACAGATGTATTCAAGTCAGAAATTCAAACTGAGTTGCCCACCCTTGCTAATTTGTTAACTGAAAATCGTTACCAGTCGTGGCAGCAGTGGCAACCCTTGCAAGAACGCTATCTGAAAGCTGAAACCAGGCATAGCTTTCATTTAACAATACTGCACCCGCTTTCAGGAGTAATAAATTAA
- a CDS encoding FAD-binding oxidoreductase, which translates to MSLTEEILSQLPGDVLGGLRQGDRILTSVRSNTAPIPTLVKESQQPLGVVDFDVVICGGTLGILIGCALAVKGLRVALMERGILRGRDQEWNISRKELDVFVELNLLTEEELASAIATKYNPARVSFAGGTEVWVEDVLNIGVDPVYLLATLKTRFLAAGGKLLENTPFTEAVVHPDGVMVNNQFKTRLLIDAMGHLSPITQQARQGKKPDALCLVVGSCAQGFPQNNSGDLLLSFTSLQNQCQYFWEAFPARDGRTTYLFTYMDAHPQRLSLETLFEEYLRLLPEYQGVELSKLKFQRALFGFFPTYRQSPLKTPWSRILPAGDSSGSQSPLSFGGFGAMVRHLKRLTFGIYEALETEQLSAQAIALLQPYQPSLTVTWLFQRAMSVGINQKIAPDQINQLLSVVFQEMQQLGTPVLKPFLQDIVQFPVLTQTLLKTGLYHPILVAKIIPQVGLGSLLDWMLHYSNLGVYTALFWLSPMLETWIKNQPNEQQYYWHRLVDAWKYGSGGDYSDET; encoded by the coding sequence ATGTCTTTAACTGAAGAAATCCTTTCCCAATTACCGGGCGATGTTTTAGGAGGATTGCGCCAAGGCGATCGCATCCTCACATCTGTGCGATCAAACACCGCACCTATCCCAACGTTAGTTAAAGAAAGTCAACAGCCTTTAGGCGTCGTAGACTTCGATGTAGTTATCTGCGGTGGCACTTTAGGGATTTTAATTGGTTGCGCCTTAGCGGTGAAGGGGCTGCGGGTGGCGTTGATGGAACGGGGAATTTTGCGGGGGAGGGATCAAGAGTGGAATATCTCTCGTAAAGAATTAGATGTGTTTGTGGAATTGAACTTGCTAACTGAGGAGGAATTAGCAAGTGCGATCGCTACTAAATATAACCCAGCACGAGTTAGTTTTGCTGGCGGTACAGAAGTTTGGGTAGAGGATGTCTTGAATATCGGTGTAGATCCGGTTTATCTACTGGCTACTTTGAAAACCCGATTTCTCGCCGCTGGTGGAAAGTTGTTAGAAAACACACCTTTTACTGAAGCGGTGGTTCATCCAGATGGGGTGATGGTAAATAACCAATTCAAAACTCGGTTATTAATCGACGCGATGGGACATCTTTCACCCATCACCCAACAAGCACGCCAAGGAAAAAAACCAGATGCCCTTTGCTTAGTTGTGGGAAGTTGCGCCCAAGGTTTTCCGCAAAACAACTCAGGTGACTTATTGTTATCATTCACATCTTTGCAGAATCAATGTCAATACTTCTGGGAAGCCTTCCCAGCCAGGGATGGCAGAACCACTTACCTGTTTACCTACATGGATGCACATCCCCAACGCTTGAGTTTAGAAACTCTATTTGAAGAATATCTGCGTCTTTTACCAGAATATCAGGGAGTGGAATTGAGCAAACTGAAATTTCAACGGGCGCTATTTGGCTTCTTTCCTACCTATCGCCAAAGTCCCCTAAAAACCCCTTGGAGTCGCATTCTACCAGCCGGAGATAGCAGTGGTAGTCAATCTCCCTTGAGTTTTGGTGGTTTTGGGGCAATGGTGCGTCACCTGAAGCGTTTAACATTTGGCATTTATGAAGCGCTGGAAACAGAACAATTATCTGCACAAGCGATCGCACTACTGCAACCCTATCAGCCAAGTTTGACTGTTACCTGGTTGTTTCAAAGGGCGATGAGTGTTGGTATAAATCAGAAAATTGCTCCAGATCAAATTAACCAACTCCTCTCGGTGGTATTTCAGGAAATGCAACAGTTGGGTACACCAGTGCTAAAACCATTTTTACAGGATATAGTGCAGTTTCCGGTATTAACGCAAACACTGTTAAAAACTGGTTTATACCATCCGATATTAGTTGCCAAAATAATTCCCCAAGTAGGTTTGGGAAGTTTGTTAGATTGGATGTTACATTACAGTAATTTAGGTGTATATACTGCCTTATTTTGGTTAAGTCCAATGCTAGAAACATGGATTAAGAATCAACCAAATGAACAACAATATTATTGGCATCGTTTGGTTGATGCCTGGAAATATGGTTCTGGCGGTGATTACTCAGATGAAACTTAG